The following are encoded in a window of Artemia franciscana chromosome 19, ASM3288406v1, whole genome shotgun sequence genomic DNA:
- the LOC136039393 gene encoding probable N-acetyltransferase san, producing MTIAKVELGDITHHNIRQLKRINQMIFPVAYNDKFYKDVVDAGELAKLAYYNDVVVGAVCCRIDTSENQRRLYIMTLGCLAPYRKTGVGTAMLNHVMSIVEKDGNFDAIYLHVQVTNEVALSFYQKFGFEVIDTKEQYYKRIDPPGAHVLQRTLRNQK from the exons agccaAAGTAGAACTTGGTGATATCACTCACCATAATATTCGTCAGCTGAAAAGGATAAATCAGATGATCTTTCCAGTTGCCTATAATGACAAGTTTTACAAAGATGTTGTTGATGCTGGTGAACTGGCCAAACTTG CATATTATAATGATGTTGTGGTTGGAGCTGTGTGTTGTCGAATTGATACATCCGAAAATCAAAGGCGGCTTTATATTATGACATTAGGGTGTCTGGCTCCTTACAGAAAAACTGGTGTTGGTACTGCTATGTTAAACCATGTTATGAGTATCGTTGAAAAGGATGGGAATTTTGATGCCATATATTT gcATGTTCAAGTTACAAACGAGGTTGCTCTTTCCTTCTATCAAAAATTCGGTTTTGAGGTCATTGACACTAAAGAGCAGTACTACAAAAGGATAGACCCACCCGGTGCCCACGTTTTACAGAGGACTCTAAGGAATCAAAAATaa